The genomic window NNNNNNNNNNNNNNNNNNNNNNNNNNNNNNNNNNNGAACAgggaatggatggatgaatagatgatgcatgaattaatgCATGGTTTGAATGAGTGAAGAATTCATGGATGTGTCCcaagacggagggagggagtgagatatGGACGAataaatggatgaatggatgaactcATGTAAAGGAAAGAAGTTGAAAGATAATGACTACTTAAGAAAGGCAGGTATACAAGTCATTTCGAgacacatatttatttttcctgTTTTCACAAAGAGAATAGAATCTGGATGTAGCttgagacagacggacaggcagacagacggacagacagtgaCGGAGGAtgaacgcctcctcctcctccccacctgcGACACCCGGTTCAGCACGCTGGGCGTCTCGGTGAGCCGGTAGTAGATCTGGCCGCGGCCGCCGCTGGTGTCAAGGTCGGCCAGGAACGGAGCGACCACGGGGAAGTCCGTGGGGAAGCCGTCGTCCACGTACTGCTTCTCCATGGGCAGGTCCTGCGCTGAGATGATGCCATTGGTggcaacctggaggagacaagcGAGCGGCATGGTAAATTGAAGACTACAAATGGTGGAAAAAGTTAATGATAAAAAGGGGGCGGAGTCAATATCTCCGATAAATGGGAATACACGCGCTCCGTTTTCGTGCATTAGATCAAAGTTGTACAACATTTCGGTGCGCCAATTGGACCTTGGACTAACTTTGGGTCAAACTAAGAGGGACCCTGTGTAGAAGATCATGCCTCAGTCGTTTATTGATGTTTTCCAATCCACTAACGGTGTTGTAAGCAACCTATGAAAACGCTGAGGAATATTCCTTCACAATAGAAGATAATTACTTGGttataacataaaaaaaaataaaaaagatagtCCCATGATTTATGAAGTTGTAACCTCATAAACCCAGCTATGTGTCGGGGATAAAACACGGCGTTAAAGCCTGTTCCTGAGTGAAGCATTGTGTTCGTTATCAGTCTGGGCCATCCGGCCCTGGTTAACACCACCGCCCGGAGGCCATCTCCAACCCATTACTCTATCTATTAACATGGACCTGGAACACGGACTGTAACGAATCGTTTACCACCAGGGTGGACGGGTCAGTGGTCTGCGGTGCAAGGCAGCACAAAGCCGGCAAGAACGGTGTAATTTAGTTTCCTCTGAACTTGCAACCCGTTCCCGTAATGATAGACTTGATGATGAGAAGTGCGGACTTTCAACGACGCAGCATTTATGAGTCCAAACTGTTTAAATTAATCATCGTGCATGATATATTTTTAAAGAAGGTTTTCCCAATGCCATTGCTCATAATAAGAGCCATCGTTTGGACAACTTATAATCGCTGACTTGTTCCTCAGAAATTCAGGGTTAGGCTTGCCTTAAATTCATACAATGACTTGCGGTAGCCGGCATCCCATTAATAAAGTGTAACACAGAAACTGAGCAAGGACACGGACTTCTGCAGCCCTCTGCATCACTTTTCACTCATCACAGCCAGCCTGCCACTTTCCAAGAATGCGCGTATAGTTATGTAATCTATGCcctaacacgcacgcacacacacacacacacacacacacacacacacacacacacacacacacacacaccacacacacacacacacacacacacacacacacacacacacacacacacacacacacacacacacacacacacacacacacacacatttcgtTCCCCCGTTTAGCATGCAATGAGACACAAAGTCCTGATGTAAAAGATGTAGGCCTACCCTAATACCAACCAAAGGGTTCTCTTTGAGCGGGGGTATACTTACATAAAGCTCGCTGAACTGGGTGTTGTAGAAGTACAGAGGTCTTGGCAGCGTCAGGACCTTCGAGGTTTCGTCGTCTCCTTCGGCCAGGGTCAAGTCTCCGCTCGGGGTCCCGTACGGGAATATGTCCGATCTCTGCACGGCCGCGGTGACCGAGGCGCTGCACCACAGGGACAGCAGGAAGAGGCTCACTGTCGTCCCCTCTGCCATTATTGCTGCCTGTGGGACGGGGGGGGTGTGAGTGGTGAGGGGGAGAAAGCTCAAAAGCTCTGCATGAAAGTTTTTTTCTGTTGGGCTGCGGGTTTTAAGTGGACACCGCGAAGATCGaggggctacacacacacacacacacacacacacacacacccacacacacacgcacacactgacggaACGAGCGGCGGGGAATTGCTCTGCGCCTGCTGCCGTGGAGCGCGGActggaaagagcgagagagcgcgagagagacacacacacacacacacacactcacacactggaatacacaaacacgcaacgCGAAAAGGGTgcagagatggaaagagaggaggggatgcgCATGTCGTTGCTACAGGGACCCGAAGTTACAAGACTTCTTCGAGGGTgggaggggttagggggggggtggattaTAGGCCGCGGTGATTGGTCACGGGTCGTTTGAGTGACAGGGCGGAGCCGCGTGCAACATCTGGCTCTGGTTAAGGAGAGCGCCAATAGAGCGTTCTCCCCGTCCGACTGTAACTCTATCTATTTGCCCGCGATGAGAAAACACACACCTTATTTTCTATTAGCCCCGTCCCGCACAGTGACCCCATCATGCAGCGGATCCTTGAGAACATCACAGGGCATTCCTCGATTACAAGGCAACAGCCTATTGGTTCATTCATAGAGCGCGTTGATTTGTCATGAGCGGTTCAGTGCAGTCCCACAGCCTACCGCTGAGACAGGACTTGAAATAGACCCAGTGCGAAATGGTGAAGTCTGAAGGGCTAAACTGTATTATTGCCTGATGCCCCCTTTGCGTACTCCCTCTCACGTACGTGCACGCCCACTAGCGCGCACGCCCACatacacacgaaaacacacgaAAACGAACACGCACATCAATAACTCGCTCCATCTTTCCtacccccttcaccccctctctttatctatttctctccctctctccctttctctttccccccctctatctctatctctttctctctctccccctctcacctatAACATGAGAATGGAGCGACCTGTGTGTgctgctctctcactccactCTGCTTTAGGCCTACTTATTCTAAACCTGATCTAAGTGTGAACAGTGAATACACATTTAGTAAGTTGAACACTTCTTCTTTCCTTCGATTTCTTGATAACGATTATAATATTATGTTTGTAGAATAACAGGACACTTCATTGCCCACTACAAGTTCTGTACTTGATCGATGTGTTGAAATCGATAAAAAAAAGGTTAATTAAAAAGGATTAATGAACTTCTTTATGTTCTGTTGCTTCTTTGAACGAGCGTTCTCTCCAACTTCTAAAACTTAACTAtggcgccatctggtggttATGAGGCTACGGCTCGAAAATCGGAACAGGAACATTAAGCGAGACATCGCGCGATCGCAcacacttaaaggtcccatggcatgctactttattgaTGCTTGTGTATAGGTGTGAGGGGGGTcttaatacagtatttgaagacgttcagccttggtgcagaattataGGCACTtagagccagtcccacaatgagttttccacaaacgtgccgtttcTTAGAGGCGGATCaatgtggaggtgggggtgtagccctgagcagcttgcggccacggtaccatgcgctagtgttcacagtggatgtatcgcgaTGACGAGGCGCACTGAgtttttggccgtgttctgtaaatattctagaacactccggtgCGCCGGTGCGTCCTGGAGcactatatcaaataatacaatattatacatagatatctatagcataggcctataatatatattatcacggccaaaagctgtgtgtgcctcaagacgatattatgaatgtCAAAcgtctgcgtcgggttctccgacgtttctggttcttccacttccacatcaatctgaagtagactgaaccacaacatggaggagaaagggattacTGCCCGCTGCCAAGGcagtggtgcctcggcagcgggcagcgggcctcGGTTGTGGGACAATCGCggtcaatccctttctcctccatgtcacggttcatgtacgtcagggagtcaaagccaaagttgaCTCCCTGGTGAACAGCCCAGGTTTCCAACTCAGCGGTTAGAAGCGGTCTTAATGCTAGGGGTGTGAGGATTTACTGACTGTCCCCAGCTAGCCCATGCTAGTTGGCATTGGTTACATAAAGGTCAATGGACAAAAATGTTTGGGCGAGTTGGAGCAGTTGTTAACGTCCCTGACTGACTtccgggagaccggggttcaatccccCAGCTGCAAGTGCATTTCGCTATTAgaaaaagcatctgctaaataccTGTCTTTAACATTTTAAACTTTATTTGTTGAGCGTCGAGACGCACCTCAACTATCGCACGTTGAAAGCGAACGGAACCATGATGGAGCCTGCTCTCTCTGGGTGTGCTTGTAAATTAAATAATGAGTTTGTTATCCAAGTTTTATCATTACTGATTGAACCAACATTCATTGAAAGGATCCCTTGGTCCAAGATAAAGTGacttattacacaggtcttttcaacgttccgttaacttgcatgggcacttctgattggctgggaggggtgcattaatccggcatattgcccgctgacttgtcggttctacttgctgctgactgagcacagtagatcaatacgccgcttgtatcgttttctatcacatacatttcaaacatgaggtccgttgtaaaaataaaccaaggagtgcatgtttgatcgatcgtcattaaagctggcttgatacgaatgtagcaactacgttattaaactagtgaccagatccagccttgtgtggttgctatagaaacgagttacctacagctgagctaacgttattcaccgtagttctaaagggaactacttttcgagggagatgaacttaaacagagtatacatttaataagcattcaatacgaataagaaaaagctaattattaaagtatttgaattgttttattatgttggccggcgcgaagtagaataaacggaataatcacctcaaggcagggcaataaacagtttgatatgcccggctcgcggaaggtaagccgtccacgagccgggcatatcaaactgtttattgcccggcctctcggtgattattccttatataattcattggcaacggatgaataatgaccgctgtcaaggtaaacaaaatgactttttgcctttggtatcactccgcacgtagtccggtaacttgtcaatgtaataagcgggatatgtatccacccaagcgctgtcggttgctaagtGACGACGTCAACATCTtgggcagactatttctctgctgatcaacactatgaatgctggtaacaaatacattgtaaataaatggtTTCGTTTTGGGAattagccgtgtaataagcgggataatgtatagaacttcgccggtcattgtcgaaaaataagccccttcatggcggggcttattttctcgataatgatcggcgttctatatattatcccttacataattaACATAGCAGCCAAAGGGCCACATGCAGCTGGAGACCTGCAGGTTTGCCACCCCTGACCTAATCTTTCCTCGTCAAGGCCTATATGTATATGCGCGTCAAACAGCCCATAGGCCTACATCGGCCTATTTGCCatggaatttggcagtaatggtggaaaaagtaacagaccggggaacatatgtttcccgggtcctatgttcccctctcgGGGAACAAAGGACCCCTTTtcgggaaaagcggggaacataggacccttttttaaagaAGGGTCCTATGAATCCctgtctcatacaaagaggggaacataggacccggggaacctAGGCcctggggaacatagacacgctcccctcTACCCGCCACtggttatgcgccataacaccaacagcagaacggttatccaaataacaaagaagtgtacaagaCTGTACTAACAAGGCCGTATCTCattgggcaaagcagagaaaggggaggtaagaTGTCGTGAAAAATTCCAAATCGGCGCGTCTGATCTTTGTTTTTCAAAGGCAGAACAGGATACCTAGAGCTCGTTTTACACCttacgccatttctagctactgggggaccatataGGCAGGCTTGGGGAATTCATAtaaatgttagaaaacctcataaaatgaatgaaatgttcatgccatgggacctttaaagccaCACAGTCAATGAATAATGCAGAAGATAACCTCTTCAATACATGTTAATATTAATTGATTATTTGAAAAACGGTCCTATTTcggtttatatatttttgatatTTGTAATACTAACACAAACCATTAGATGGCGTCAAGGGCAAACTTAAACTAATGTCTCCATACAAGCGCCGGGTAAATACAGCcacccacgcacccacacacacacacacacacacacacacacacacacacacacacacacacacacacacacacacacacacacacacacacacacacactatacattaATTGAGTAGAATACTAGGTGCAGTTAAACACCCGTTCTCGCCTCAAACTGAATCAAACTTTAACTTCATAAACTTGAGAATAAGTTGTAAATGTTTTTGAGTCTATGATCAAATTCATATATGTGACTTGTATACTCCTGATGGTGACGGAGGTAGAGAAGGCAAAAGTGACAAACTGAGTATTTACAGAAATCGATAGTGAGCTCATGAATAAATGGACGAAGGGCCATTAGGATCCTTCATgatgacacacatgcacaaccagaaccgcacacattcacacacaggcatgcatacacatacaaacacattacacactcacaaacacccccccccccccccacacacacacacacacacacacacacacactgacctcaaCTCCTCAActctgtttatgtgtctgtgtgcctgcgtTAGCGTGTGTTCACATCGAAATATGAATCCATGCCAACGCCGTTTATGTCCGCGTTTAGAGCCAGTGTGCATGAGTGCTTCTGCATGTGAGTTAATTATACTGCTAATTATACTGAGTCAATAATGCAACCATGATGTGACTTGTGATTTGCACAAAAACTATTAATGAAGTATTCACAGATCTGAGTAGAAGGACTCCATAAAAGACAACTGACTTAAGTGATACTAACGGTTAAACATACGTATccaatagtctctctctctcgctctctgtccgtctgtctgtcactgtAAATGTCTCAATTAAATTCAGTTAAAGGGTTTTCTTAGCATGAAAAGCATTCCTTAATAATGCCAAAGCACAACAGTAACAATAAGATAAACAACCCAATACTATAAGTAATGGTACAAAGCCAATAATGCAGTCGCGTTgcaacagaaacacaacaacaacgcaCTATGAAAACAGTAATGGTACATGAAAGAACCATGGTTATTAGGCGtgtccctacacacacacgcgcacccaggTCAACACGCGGTGGAATAAGAGGGAGCAGAATTTGACAAAGTTAAGCCCATCACTGGCTTGTTATTACGTGTCCCCGACATCCTGCTGCCAACACGCAGAAACTTTGCCTTTCCCCCAAAAGGATATATTTCCTTTTCTCCATGTCGGGTTGGGATCGAAAGCGCGGTATTGTTAGGTACATTTAGGTAAGAAATgcttccttgtttttttgtactttgcacaatgctgcagcagcagcagcagcagagcagcaAGCAGGTTTTGGTTTCCCCTTGTTTCAATAGTTTGTGGCCAGCCTGTCTTGAGCCAGGTCTGCCCGTGGCGCCCTATCTCAAGGCCAGGCTGTGTCCGCGAGCAGGGATCTGGACAGTGTCAGATACGGAGCTCGGGTACTTTGGGCGTGTCCATGGACGGTCGAGGGCCAGCTAAcagtccatctctctctctctctttctttctttgtttccttgcttctctatctatctcccGTTTATCTGCTCTAAGCAGACTGAATAGCTGACTGAAGAAGAGTAAGTGAGACGTAGgggcagagatggagagacagaaggtGGGAGATGAGAAGAGCCGGGTGTAGGAGGGGAGACAGATAATACACAGGATGAAagatgagagagaagagagagagagagagaggagagagagagagagagagagagagagagagagagagagagagagagagagagagagagagagagagagagagagagagagagagaaagagagagagagagagagagagggtcaacaACGGTGTCTATAGAGAAGAGGACAAGGTTAGTGGGGCAGGGAGATTACATgctgagagacagagcgagagaggagtgtgtgtgtgtgtgtgtgtgtgtgtgtgtgcgtgtgtgtgtgtgtctgcgtgtctgtgtttatgcatgtgtgtgcgtgtgtgtatgcatgtgtgtgtgtgcgtttgtgtatctgtgtgtgtgtgtgtttgtgggtatgtgtgtgtgtatgcatgtgcgtgtgtgcacgcacgcacgcccgtgtgtatgcatgtgcaagtgtgttagtgtatgcatatgggtgtgtgtgtgtgtgtgtgtgtgtgtgtgtgcgcgcgtgcgtgtgcgtgtgtgtgtgtgcttgtgtgtgcacatagatgcatgtgtttgtggcaGCCGCAGCATTGATAGCCATTTTAGGCAAAAAACAGTTTCCCTTGCAGCCACACACtcagccccacacacacgctaggctgagtgtgtgtgtgggcccttGTGTATTCCTCTCCTTCACAGAGATGCGACAGTGGGGAGGGGACACAGAAGCCAGTAGACGATAACATTTTGTAGGACTCGAAAAAAAGTACAAGAGAAATTAGTTTAGTATTTGACagcattgttttattgttataatAGGGTCAAATAACagatgtatacaaatatatatgaattcATATTAATAGCCAATTGGATGAAAAGCATTGCAGAATATTTAATACTCATTTGCTCCAAGTGAGTgaaggggtttgtgtgtgtatttttaggtgtgaatgtgtgtgttggtgtgtgagccAGTGTGCACCTGAATTTCATTAACCTTAATACATACCttttttaagagagagagagagagagagagagagagagagagagagagagagagagagagagagagagagagagagacacacacacacacacacacacacacacacacacacacacacacacacacacacacacacacacacacacacacacacacacacacacacagcgaaagAGAGCGAGACCAGGGTGGCCCGACGTATCTCCGAGTGACGTCAGCGCATCGTGTCTGTTTCTTCCAGCGACTCGCCTCGTCCACAGCTCAGTCCCGCGCGGCGCGCCTTGCGTTTCGCTTCGCTGAAGAGACTTTACAATTCAAAGTCAATTCAAAAGGAAACACTACAGAATCTCAGCCGGACTTCATGCAACTGCTGTTCTACATACACgcgcgttcacacacacacacacacacgcacacatacgcataaaaaaacatacacacatacgcgcacccAGGTCAACACGCGGTGGAATAAGGGGGAGCAGAATTTGACAAAGTTAAGCCCATCACTGGCTTGCTATTACCTCTGATGACCCAGAAGAATCCGCTGGACAGCGTTGGAAAGGTGACTATACGTTTTGGATTTTACGCCTATAGTTTAAAAACCTCAATAGCACTTTCTTGGAAGTTTTCTTCGTGCGCCGTAAACAGGTGGGATCGTGTTATTCTAGACAGAAAAGTGGATTCCATCAGAAGTGACTCAAATAAAGATCGTGCTTAAACAAGTCTACCGTGTATCACCACCACAGCCCTCACAGGAAAGTGCTTTTAGGTTTATGTTAGTCAGAAGGTGTCGAGACATCCCGTGCCTGTGTCAGAGAGCGAAAGAAGAACTAGACGACCGCGAGCAGGCGACTTGAAACCCAAATAAAAAACGGCAAACACACAACAGTTCCGCTCGAAACAGGAATTGTAAAACCACTTTGAATCCCTCCATTAGAATAACAAACCCCTGCCATGGACGGTCCACTGTGCCATCCTCCGGACGCTTTGAACATGGACACTGCATATCCAACGCTGTGCGTTAATTCGTTATTATCCCACGATAATCGCCAGACCCTTTGTCTTTATTAGTAAGAAGGACGACCacacatcttttttttctttgtcgcAACGCATCATCTTGGAGTCAACCATGGACGACAAGAGCGCCCCGTGCCACTCGAAGCAGACCATCGACGCCAACATGAGTCCCCGGATCAGCGCCGTCATGTTCGCCGCGGGAGTGTTCGGTAACGTGGCCGCACTCGTTCTCCTCGAGATCCGTCGTCGGCGGGAGTCCGGCGGCGCGCATCGGCGCTCGCTCTTCAACGTGCTCGTCACGTCGCTGGTGGCTACCGACCTGACCGGCACATGCCTCGTCAGCCCGCTGGTGCAGGTGTCGTACTCTATCAACACCACCCTGGTGGCCATGACGCGCGACGGATCCCCCGTGGCGTGCGCCTACTTCGGCTTCAGCATGACCTTCTTCAGCCTGGCCACCATGTCCATCCTGTTCTTCATGGCGCTGGAGCGCTGCCTGGCCATCGGGCATCCGTACTTCTACAGCCGCTGCGTCACCAAAAAGTGCGCCTACATCACCATCCCCTCGCTGTTCTGCCTCTGCGCGCTCTTCTGCTGCCTGCCCTTCGCGGGCTTCGGCGAATACGTGCAGTACTGCCCCGGCACGTGGTGCTTCCTGGACATGAACCCGCAGAAGCCGAGGCACCGCGCGTACGCCAACCTGTACGCCAGCGTCATGCTGGCGCTCGTGCTGGCCATCGTGGCGTGCAATGGCTCGGTGGTGTACCACCTGGTCAAGATGTACCGGCGGCGCCGGAGGAACGGCGGCTCGGTGACGGCGCGCTTCAAGCGGGAGCGCGGCGTGGTGTCCCTGGCCGAGGAGGTGGAGCATCTCATCCTGTTGGTGTTCATgaccatcatcttcatcatctgcACCATGCCGCTAGTGgtaagagagagtgtgagagtgacagaggcttctgaaaaacaaacacgcacgccGGTACactcaaacacccacacactcacactatttcacacccccccccccctctctctatcacccacagacacagaagacacaaacacacatccacacccgcacacaaaaacaaacacagacacacacgacgacacacacatacacaaacacacatgcacgtacacaaacacacacaaacgcacacacaaacatacttgtTCTCTCCCTCCATGTTATTCTAACTCGTGCAGTGACATGAACTCAACAAAAGTCGGCCAGCAAAGGTCTCACGCTAGCAACTCTGTTTCAGTGTatgagggtgcactcacactaggccatctggccgtggccgtggccgttggccgtcgcaactgtggcctggccacggtaggctcttgtacatacgtcatcacgtcgtaacacgtcatcaccaagcgtccgctgcatggaccataataaagtctgccatcagtcagagttttaacaataATGGACATGAACcaaccaacgtgaaccaacagttgaaccggcTTGACgcaatgtttaccgtttaatgggaaagaaggtttgtcgcctttattatgtccgtggtcgtcgcatggactacacgtcatccagctcaggttgcgtagccgtgcgtgtgcgcgtgtcggctcatctGTACCGCGGCGGCCCGTACcttagcagcacacctctcccaagtggccaagttggcctggcctggccagactggccacactgaCACTGGCAGATGGccgagtgtgagtgcaccctcagtgtgttgtattggtgtgtgtgtgtgtgtgtgtgtgtgtgtgtgtgtgtgtgtgtgtgagatgttaCAGAAGCGTTTATGGGCCATTTATCAGATCAAATGCGTGGTGTGCAAGAGGGAGTTCACCAGGGTAGAAATCAGGGTAGTGTGCACATCCGCAGCGCACACTAGCTAGGCTagaagtgtttttgtttttcgagAGGTCGTCTCTTCCCTTGTGTGAGGTCAGAGTGCGTCCGCGAATAGAGCTGGTTGACCAAAGGGGAAACTGTCtggtctcacacacatacacgcacacaacaaacataaatatacacacacacatacacccacatatatgcacacacacacacacacacacacacacacagacacacacacacacacacacacacacacacacacacacacacgcacatacatacacatgcaagcACGTACACACCATGCAtagatacacacaaatacacgtgcaaacacacacaaaattactGCAGAGAACAAAAAGATGATAGAATACAAGGTAACTGATGAAGAGAATTTGAAGGGAGGATTAGGAGGTCATTGAGAATGAGTTGAATAATAAAGTCAGTGCTACGTAAACACTGCAACAGAGTGTAGTAAAAAAAGTTTGTGCTGAAGACACTAGATGCTACAGGGCAATAGAAGCTATAGAGCTGCAATGCTAGAGTGCTATAGAAGCTATAATACTAAATACACTATTGTGCTAAAGACGCTTTAAATGTAGTGCCATAGTGCCATAATCTGATAGTCCTACAGAGGCTTTATTACTGTTGTGCCATAGTGCTATAGAAGCTACAATGCTAAAGACACCATAGTGCTGTAGACGCTATGGTTTTAGATCTGTAGTGCTATAGCTTCTATAGAAGATGTAATGCTAAATAAACTATAGTGCTATAGACGCTATATATTTAGTGTTTTAGTTTGTTAATCCTATAAAATCTATGTAGTGCTGGAATGCGATATACATTAAGTTATAGTGCTATATAAACTACAGTGCTGTAGACGCTTGTTAAATTCCCCTGTTCAGTTTTTCTTTCTATTCTTATCTTAATGTATATTCACAATGCTTTCAATAACGTCCAAGTGCCTC from Gadus macrocephalus chromosome 4, ASM3116895v1 includes these protein-coding regions:
- the LOC132455485 gene encoding nidogen-2-like, encoding MAEGTTVSLFLLSLWCSASVTAAVQRSDIFPYGTPSGDLTLAEGDDETSKVLTLPRPLYFYNTQFSELYVATNGIISAQDLPMEKQYVDDGFPTDFPVVAPFLADLDTSGGRGQIYYRLTETPSVLNRVSQCHFGYEFSYDGRSCVDVDECRSSPCHADAGCSNGPGSFRCQCRPGFHGDGFQCSPHGTGHPAVLSAPRAGVSSSGTACRAHWSPEAPGPS
- the ptger2a gene encoding prostaglandin E receptor 2a (subtype EP2), with translation MDDKSAPCHSKQTIDANMSPRISAVMFAAGVFGNVAALVLLEIRRRRESGGAHRRSLFNVLVTSLVATDLTGTCLVSPLVQVSYSINTTLVAMTRDGSPVACAYFGFSMTFFSLATMSILFFMALERCLAIGHPYFYSRCVTKKCAYITIPSLFCLCALFCCLPFAGFGEYVQYCPGTWCFLDMNPQKPRHRAYANLYASVMLALVLAIVACNGSVVYHLVKMYRRRRRNGGSVTARFKRERGVVSLAEEVEHLILLVFMTIIFIICTMPLVVRVYLNSYDQASESHPAELNALRFISVNSIIDPWVFIFWSPSVLHFCWASACSRPLASPRASALKSSTSEQRLRNVRLVVSQPPSADCGRRPGSESTLCTMDV